From one Solanum lycopersicum chromosome 12, SLM_r2.1 genomic stretch:
- the LOC101254982 gene encoding transcription initiation factor TFIID subunit 10, protein MNQSQGQQTSEGRHEDDAVLADFLASLMDYTPTIPDELVEHYLGKSGFQCPDVRLIRLVAVATQKFIADVATDALQHCKARQSTIVKDKRDKQQKDKRLTLTMDDLSKSLREYGVNVKHQDYFADSPSAGLDPASREE, encoded by the exons ATGAACCAAAGTCAAGGTCAACAAACAAGTGAAGGAAGACACGAGGATGATGCTGTTCTAGCCGATTTCCTTGCTTCCTTGATGGACTATACTCCCACT ATTCCTGATGAATTGGTGGAGCATTACTTGGGTAAAAGTGGATTTCAATGTCCTGATGTTCGATT AATAAGGTTGGTGGCAGTTGCTACTCAGAAGTTTATTGCAGATGTGGCTACTGATGCTCTCCA ACATTGCAAGGCAAGGCAGTCAACTATTGTCAAGGACAAGAGAGATAAGCAGCAAAAG GACAAACGCCTTACCTTGACAATGGATGATCTTTCAAAATCTCTACGAGAG TATGGTGTTAACGTCAAACATCAAGACTACTTTGCTGATAGCCCGTCTGCCGGGTTAGATCCTGCTTCAAGAGAGGAATGA
- the LOC101254674 gene encoding protein GLUTAMINE DUMPER 2 has product MRTVSTFTTASPSVSPSAIVQKSPWHSPAPYLFAGVASMLVLITFALVILACSYWRRSGYPRENGDVESGDGEKSTGDVFKASPVFEEKIVVIMAGDLNPTFLATPISSRGNSFGAGDKIEKKLEKETEEFDDEKAKDEAMDQAHEESQIGH; this is encoded by the coding sequence atgcgAACAGTAAGTACCTTTACTACTGCTTCTCCATCAGTCTCTCCATCGGCGATTGTTCAAAAATCGCCATGGCATTCGCCGGCGCCGTATCTATTCGCCGGCGTAGCGTCCATGCTAGTGTTAATAACTTTTGCTTTAGTAATCCTAGCTTGTTCTTACTGGAGACGATCCGGCTATCCGAGAGAAAACGGCGATGTAGAATCCGGCGACGGCGAGAAATCGACCGGTGATGTTTTCAAGGCGTCGCCGGTTTTTGAGGAGAAAATAGTTGTGATAATGGCTGGAGATTTGAATCCAACTTTTTTGGCTACGCCTATTTCGAGTAGAGGTAATTCGTTTGGTGCTGGTGataaaattgagaagaaattgGAAAAGGAAACTGAAgaatttgatgatgagaaggcgAAAGATGAAGCTATGGATCAAGCTCATGAAGAATCTCAAATCGGCCATTGA
- the LOC104645215 gene encoding protein GLUTAMINE DUMPER 5-like: MRTVSTFIATPSTIEPVESTVKTTFSPVESFQRSPWHSPAAYLFIGVAAMLGLIAFALVILACSYLKRSGETSDSTDDLESGAGEKSSGDLVKFVPIYEEKIVVIMAGDLNPTFLATPISSKSSSFGDENGSKIEKKLEMEDEELADEKLKDEVFRDQNHEQSH, translated from the coding sequence atgagaactGTGAGTACCTTCATTGCTACTCCATCAACAATTGAACCAGTTGAATCAACGGTGAAAACTACTTTTTCGCCGGTGGAGAGTTTCCAGAGATCGCCGTGGCATTCACCGGCGGCGTACCTATTCATCGGTGTTGCAGCGATGCTAGGGTTAATAGCATTTGCACTTGTAATTTTAGCTTGTTCTTATTTAAAACGCTCCGGCGAGACTAGCGATAGTACCGATGATCTGGAATCCGGCGCCGGTGAGAAATCTTCCGGAGATTTAGTTAAATTTGTGCCgatttatgaagagaaaattgtaGTGATAATGGCTGGAGATTTGAATCCAACTTTTTTAGCTACGCCAATTTCGAGCAAAAGCTCTTCGTTTGGAGATGAAAATGGAAgtaaaattgagaagaaattgGAGATGGAGGATGAAGAATTAGCTGATGAGAAGTTGAAAGATGAAGTTTTTAGGGACCAAAATCATGAACAAAGTCACTGA